AAGACTCCTGGGTTACAGGTCAAAGACAGTTTATTATAACAGTTGCAGGATCCAGAATAAGTCTCCCCCTTATCTGCAATTTCATTTTCCACAGCTTTAGTTACCTACAGTCAACCAccatccaaaaatattaaatggaaaattttagaaataaacaattcattaGTTTTGAATTGTGTGCCGTTTTGAGTGgcgtgatgaaatctcacaccatcCTGCTCAGTCCTGCTCAGGAGGTGAATCATCTCTTTGtccatatccatatccatatccatatccaTGTTCTATACACAACCTGCCTGTTAGTCGCTTAGTAACCATCTCAGTTATCAGGTAGAAAAAAACACAGTACATATTACattagggtttggtactatccacggtttcaggcatccactggggaacTTGGGATGTATACCCTGACGAGAGGGGGAATTACTGTATTACTATTTTTGTGCCAGTTTCCTGAATCCCAATTCCTACAGCATGACATGAAGAGGGTTGTATTATTATAGGAAAAGAACCCTGAGCTTAGAGAATCAAGTTTTTTTAATAACGTTAGGACACTAAGTATGCTTTCCTTTTACTATGgaaggagaccctatctcttatcTTCCAAGGTTGTTTGCTTTACAAACATCCTTGGAAAGATAgtttatcaaaaagaataatCGGTGTCTCTCTTGCAGGGCGTACAGAAATGCAAGAAACCAGGGGTCCCAAAATCAATTACTTATACTTTAATTTGTGTGTAGttgtatttgtttgtgtgtttttaaaacatatttgtgttgttttctttgcttgattatatactgggtacataatgctaacttatttatttatttatttatattttgagacagagtctcgctctgtcgcccaggctggagtacagtggtgcaatctcggctcactgcaaactccgcctcccgggttcaagccattctcctgcctcagcctcccgagtagctgggactacaggcactcgccgccatgcgtggctaattttttttttgtatttttagtagagatggggtttcaccatgttagccaggatggtcttgatcgcctgacctcgtgatccgcccgccttggcctcccaaggtgctgggattacaagtgtgagccatcgcacctggccagtgctaacatatttatatgttatttaatatatttgtgtttctatttgtgtctatttttacttACGTGAAATAGTTCCAGTATTACTAgtattatatgttataaatatatttgtctgtttacatttgtattgtttctgatgtttgtatttgtgttggtatttatattaattttttatgttttcaaggttagttgaggtggggctgggcagggctcaCAGGCCAATTCCAGGCTGCCTCCTGTATCCTGCCAGCCCTGTCGGAAGGTTGTGTGGGTGAAATGACATTGGCTCCACCTGGGTGCTAACCCATCATGGCCCATCCCTAGCCCCACAGGAGACAGGATCCGAAGCAAAGTTGAGCTGACTCGATACCTGGGCCCTGCGTGTGATCTCACCCTCTTCGACTTCAAACAAGGCATCTTGTGCTATCCAGCCCCCAAGGTACTTCACAATGTGAGATGCCTAGGTAGGGGTGGCTGTGCCACTCAGCACCCACCCACTGACCCATATGCCTCCTTCCCTTACTTTCCAGGCCCATCCTGTGGCTGTTGCCAGCAAGAAGCGAAAGAAGCCTTCAAAGCCAGCCAAGACTCGGAAACGTCAGGTTGGACCCCAGAGTGGTGAGGTCAGGAAGGAGGCCCCAAGGGACGAGACCAAGGCTGACACTGACACAGCCCCAGCTTCATTCCCTGCTCCTGGGTGAGTGTTGGTTTGAGGTGAGCCAGATGGGTGAGGGTTGTGATTGGGGGTGCTCTTGGAGCCCCTCACCTGCCTTTCCCATCCCAGATGCTGTGAGAACTGTGGAATCAGCTTCTCAGGGGATGGCACCCAAAGGCAGCGGCTCAAAACATTGTGCAAAGACTGTCGAGGTGAGTGACCCCCAGAGGATGGGGCATCGGGAGATAGGAGCTGGAGCAGGTTCAGTGTCATGCTAGGCTGGGGGTTGAATGTAGATGTCAGGACAGAGGCTACTGGCATGGTTGGAGGTTGGATACTGGAGATAGCAGGCATGGGTAGAGGTTGAATAGTGGAAGTCAGGGCACAGGCAGTGAGTGAATCAGTCAGATGTCTGTTgctttctttccacttttcttcttccctcttcctccccacagCACAGAGAATTGCCTTCAACCGAGAACAGAGAATGTTTAAGGTAAGCACAACCTGCTTTCTCTTCACACCTCTGCAGTGGGAGCAGGATGTGATTGAGCTGGTAGAGTCCTAAGGGATGATGATAGGTCCACAGGATGAAGTCATTTTATAGGGTGCTCTCCATAGGTCAGCAAACACAGTAATGGGAATCAATGGGTTAATTAATTCCCGTTACCATTAGTGCGTCAGTAGACACAGTGATGAAGTTAGCAAGGGACCAGTAGACATACTAATGGCCTCAGTGATGAGGCTTATGGGCGACTAGAAGTCCCGGTGATGGGAGCTGATGTAGGGTCAGTAGACATGGGAGGACCAGTGCTTCTGGAGCAGGCCCGTGATCTCGTCCCTACCATTCCTGGCAGCGTGTGGGCTGTGGGGAGTGTGCAGCCTGCCAGGTAACAGAAGACTGTGGGGCCTGCTCCACGTGCCTCCTGCAGCTGCCCCATGATGTGGCATCGGGGCTGTTCTGCAAGTGTGAACGGAGACGCTGCCTCCGGATTGTGGAAAGGGTGAGTCGGGCAAGTGGAAAGAGCCCAAGGCTCACCTCGGCCCCTGGCCCTCGTGGGCTTGGCCCCATGCTTCATGCCTCTGCTCCCACATCCCCTCCAACAGAGCCGAGGGTGTGGAGTATGCCGGGGCTGTCAGACCCAAGAGGACTGTGGCCGTTGTCCCATCTGCCTTCGCCCTCCCCGCCCTGGTCTCAGGCGCCAGTGGAAATGTGTCCAGCGACGTTGCCTACGGGTGAGTCGGGCTGGAGGGAGCAGAGCTCACTCTGCTGTTAAAATTGTCGCTGCCTCTGCTTCCTTTCAACCTGGCCTTGCCTACcttatgtctttcttttctgcctAACCCCACGCTCACCTTTCTGGCCCCGCCTGCCTGCCCCTGTCTGCCAGCACCTTGCTCACCGCCTGCGTCGCCGTCATCAGAGATGTCAGCGACGCACTCCCCTGGCTGTGGCTCCCCCAACTGTGAGTGCCTCATGCCACCCTCTGTCTGCCTGTCCCATGCATGCTTTCTGCACTTAGGGAGTGGGGAGTTCCTGTGTCTGCCTGGTGCCACCAAGCTGAAACCACCCTTTCTGGTCTTTCCCAGGGTAAACATGCCCGCCGCAAGGGAGGCTGTGACTCCAAGATGGCTGCCAGGAGGCGCCCCGGAGCCCAGCCACTGCCTCCACCTTCCCCATCACAGTCCCCAGAGCCCACAGAGCCGGTGAGGCCCCAGTGGGTGGAGGGAAGGCACAACCCTGACCTTACCCAGTACCTGCCCTGACCCCACCCCATTTGCCTCTACAGCACCCCAGAGCCCTGGCCCCCTCGCCACCTGCCGAATTCATCTATTACTGTGTAGACGAGGACGAGCTAGTGAGTGGCCCTACCCTACCTGGATAAGCCTAGACTCTCAGGACGCTTGGTTAACTTCAAAGAAGCAGATGCTGGAATGAGCCTATTGGGGAACAGCAAGGCACAATAATGGGTCCTAGGATGGGATGAGTAGATAATGGAGGACTAATACAGGGTCAGCAGGTGCAATGACAGTGCCTCATGTCACATGTATCAACACTCTGGTGGCTGATGCAGGACTAATCGACACAGTGATGGGATTGACAGAGGAGCAGCTAGCACAATGACTGGGGTTCACACAGGATGAGCAGACAGAGTAGGCACAGTGATGGGAGCTAATAGAGAGTTATCAAAATGTTGCTGGAAATGGGGGTTAGAGACATTTTCTTGGTAGCCATTGGTGGCCTAGGAAATACAGCACTGGATATTGTAGTGGAGCAGCCACAGTCCTAATGGTATCGAGGGCCAGCTGGCACAGCGATAGTGGCCAATGTTGAACTAGCAAATGCTGAGGAGTGACTAGCTGggagtcaggaggctgagactagTATGCAAGTAGCTCCTTCTTATGGGGCTAGAGGAGCACCAGGACCAGCACTGGAATAGGCGTTGAGGATGGCCTCTCCTAGTCCTAGTTGACAGCACCACccattccccccaccccagcagCCCTACACGAACCGCCGGCAGAACCGCAAGTGCGGGGCCTGTGCAGCCTGCCTACGGCGGATGGACTGTGGCCGCTGCGACTTCTGCTGCGACAAGCCCAAATTCGGGGGCAGCAACCAGAAGCGCCAGAAGTGTCGTTGGCGCCAATGCCTGCAGTTTGCCATGGTGGGTGGGGCAGGAAGGGTCAGGTGGCCGGGATAGGTTGGGCCAGGCGCCCCAGTGCCTGGGAGTGGTGGGCAGGCttggtaggtgggtgggtggcgCAGTAGCTTTGGTTGAGGATTAACAGACATTGTGCTTGGCTTAATGAGTCTAGGTGGCATTGGTGTTGCTAATAGGAGACTAGCAGGCTCAATGACGAAGGGCTCATACGTAAGCAGATTCCATGCTGGGACCGATGGGAGATTAGCAGGCATGTGGAGCCGGGCAGGGTGGATGTGACTGGTCAGGACACCAGGTAGCCATAGCACCCTATCTTTCCTCATAGAAGCGGCTGCTGCCCAGTGTCTGGTCAGAGTCTGAGGATGGGGCAGGATCGCCCCCACCTTACCATCGTCGAAAGAGGCCCAGCTCTGCCCGACGTCACCATCTTGGGCCTACCTTGAAGCCCACCTTGGCTACACGCACAGCCCAACCAGACCATACCCAGGCTCCAACGAAGCAGGAAGCAGGTGGTGGCTTTGTGCTGCCTCCGCCTGGCACTGACCTTGTGTTTTTACGGGAGGGCGCAAGCAGTCCTGTGCAGGTGCCAGGCCCTGTTGCAGCTTCCACAGAAGCCCTGTTGCAGGTGAGGGCCCCACCctgtccttcccttcccagccccacccagcctCATGCCAGGGAGCTGAGACCAAGTCTGCTGCAATCCTCCCTCACGCAGGAGGCCCAGTGCTCTGGCCTGAGTTGGGTTGTGGCCTTACCCCAGGTGAAGCAAGAGAAGGCGGATACCCAGGACGAGTGGACACCAGGCACAGCTGTCCTGACTTCTCCCGTATTGGTGCCTGGCTGCCCTAGCAAGGTGGGGGCAGTGATGGATGTTCTGTTGATGCCGTAGCAGGCTGGTCTGTAAGCAGAGTGATGATGAGCCATGATGGTTCTCTTAAGCAGAGCAATAGATGTGCTGATTGCAACCTTTCTGCAGAATTACCCCGCCTGTCTAACAGACACCCTACCTCCTGCAGGCAATTAGCTTTGCCCGCTTTGCTGTCCAGCTAACAGAAAAACGGAGGTCAGTGAGGAATGGGAATGGGAAAGGTTTATAGGCAGAGATGGCCTTTCTGTGTTGAAATGTGATGGAAGGTAGGATTTGTCAGCACAGTGAGGGGTTGGCTGATAGAGACTTTCCTCGGGCTAACTCTGCCCTTCTAATGGCTGCCTGTTTCCTACTTCTCCCAGGCAGTAGACCCAGGCCTGCCATCTGTGAAGCAAGAGCCACCTGACCCTgaggaggacaaggaggagaACAAGGATGACTCTGCCT
The nucleotide sequence above comes from Macaca thibetana thibetana isolate TM-01 chromosome 18, ASM2454274v1, whole genome shotgun sequence. Encoded proteins:
- the MBD1 gene encoding methyl-CpG-binding domain protein 1 isoform X21; this translates as MAEDWLDCPALGPGWKRREVFRKSGATCGRSDTYYQSPTGDRIRSKVELTRYLGPACDLTLFDFKQGILCYPAPKAHPVAVASKKRKKPSKPAKTRKRQVGPQSGEVRKEAPRDETKADTDTAPASFPAPGCCENCGISFSGDGTQRQRLKTLCKDCRAQRIAFNREQRMFKSRGCGVCRGCQTQEDCGRCPICLRPPRPGLRRQWKCVQRRCLRGKHARRKGGCDSKMAARRRPGAQPLPPPSPSQSPEPTEPHPRALAPSPPAEFIYYCVDEDELQPYTNRRQNRKCGACAACLRRMDCGRCDFCCDKPKFGGSNQKRQKCRWRQCLQFAMKRLLPSVWSESEDGAGSPPPYHRRKRPSSARRHHLGPTLKPTLATRTAQPDHTQAPTKQEAGGGFVLPPPGTDLVFLREGASSPVQVPGPVAASTEALLQVKQEKADTQDEWTPGTAVLTSPVLVPGCPSKAVDPGLPSVKQEPPDPEEDKEENKDDSASKLAPEEEAGGAGTPVITEIFSLGGTRFRDTAVWLPSLQGRHSGREDGCKVWETEDTVEPTSTSWNPRGWPGTHVSLSPPPASMMWVSCRRSWCPSSQS
- the MBD1 gene encoding methyl-CpG-binding domain protein 1 isoform X3, with the translated sequence MAEDWLDCPALGPGWKRREVFRKSGATCGRSDTYYQSPTGDRIRSKVELTRYLGPACDLTLFDFKQGILCYPAPKAHPVAVASKKRKKPSKPAKTRKRQVGPQSGEVRKEAPRDETKADTDTAPASFPAPGCCENCGISFSGDGTQRQRLKTLCKDCRAQRIAFNREQRMFKRVGCGECAACQVTEDCGACSTCLLQLPHDVASGLFCKCERRRCLRIVERSRGCGVCRGCQTQEDCGRCPICLRPPRPGLRRQWKCVQRRCLRHLAHRLRRRHQRCQRRTPLAVAPPTGKHARRKGGCDSKMAARRRPGAQPLPPPSPSQSPEPTEPHPRALAPSPPAEFIYYCVDEDELQPYTNRRQNRKCGACAACLRRMDCGRCDFCCDKPKFGGSNQKRQKCRWRQCLQFAMKRLLPSVWSESEDGAGSPPPYHRRKRPSSARRHHLGPTLKPTLATRTAQPDHTQAPTKQEAGGGFVLPPPGTDLVFLREGASSPVQVPGPVAASTEALLQEAQCSGLSWVVALPQVKQEKADTQDEWTPGTAVLTSPVLVPGCPSKAVDPGLPSVKQEPPDPEEDKEENKDDSASKLAPEEEAGGAGTPVITEIFSLGGTRFRDTAVWLPRAGTREGKMDVKCGRPRTQWSPRARAGTHEDGLEPMSVSHHLQLR
- the MBD1 gene encoding methyl-CpG-binding domain protein 1 isoform X18, whose product is MAEDWLDCPALGPGWKRREVFRKSGATCGRSDTYYQSPTGDRIRSKVELTRYLGPACDLTLFDFKQGILCYPAPKAHPVAVASKKRKKPSKPAKTRKRQVGPQSGEVRKEAPRDETKADTDTAPASFPAPGCCENCGISFSGDGTQRQRLKTLCKDCRAQRIAFNREQRMFKRVGCGECAACQVTEDCGACSTCLLQLPHDVASGLFCKCERRRCLRIVERSRGCGVCRGCQTQEDCGRCPICLRPPRPGLRRQWKCVQRRCLRGKHARRKGGCDSKMAARRRPGAQPLPPPSPSQSPEPTEPHPRALAPSPPAEFIYYCVDEDELQPYTNRRQNRKCGACAACLRRMDCGRCDFCCDKPKFGGSNQKRQKCRWRQCLQFAMKRLLPSVWSESEDGAGSPPPYHRRKRPSSARRHHLGPTLKPTLATRTAQPDHTQAPTKQEAGGGFVLPPPGTDLVFLREGASSPVQVPGPVAASTEALLQEAQCSGLSWVVALPQVKQEKADTQDEWTPGTAVLTSPVLVPGCPSKAVDPGLPSVKQEPPDPEEDKEENKDDSASKLAPEEEAGGAGTPVITEIFSLGGTRFRDTAVWLPRSKDLKKPGARKQ
- the MBD1 gene encoding methyl-CpG-binding domain protein 1 isoform X19; amino-acid sequence: MAEDWLDCPALGPGWKRREVFRKSGATCGRSDTYYQSPTGDRIRSKVELTRYLGPACDLTLFDFKQGILCYPAPKAHPVAVASKKRKKPSKPAKTRKRQVGPQSGEVRKEAPRDETKADTDTAPASFPAPGCCENCGISFSGDGTQRQRLKTLCKDCRAQRIAFNREQRMFKRVGCGECAACQVTEDCGACSTCLLQLPHDVASGLFCKCERRRCLRIVERSRGCGVCRGCQTQEDCGRCPICLRPPRPGLRRQWKCVQRRCLRHLAHRLRRRHQRCQRRTPLAVAPPTGKHARRKGGCDSKMAARRRPGAQPLPPPSPSQSPEPTEPKRLLPSVWSESEDGAGSPPPYHRRKRPSSARRHHLGPTLKPTLATRTAQPDHTQAPTKQEAGGGFVLPPPGTDLVFLREGASSPVQVPGPVAASTEALLQEAQCSGLSWVVALPQVKQEKADTQDEWTPGTAVLTSPVLVPGCPSKAVDPGLPSVKQEPPDPEEDKEENKDDSASKLAPEEEAGGAGTPVITEIFSLGGTRFRDTAVWLPSLQGRHSGREDGCKVWETEDTVEPTSTSWNPRGWPGTHVSLSPPPASMMWVSCRRSWCPSSQS
- the MBD1 gene encoding methyl-CpG-binding domain protein 1 isoform X1 → MAEDWLDCPALGPGWKRREVFRKSGATCGRSDTYYQSPTGDRIRSKVELTRYLGPACDLTLFDFKQGILCYPAPKAHPVAVASKKRKKPSKPAKTRKRQVGPQSGEVRKEAPRDETKADTDTAPASFPAPGCCENCGISFSGDGTQRQRLKTLCKDCRAQRIAFNREQRMFKRVGCGECAACQVTEDCGACSTCLLQLPHDVASGLFCKCERRRCLRIVERSRGCGVCRGCQTQEDCGRCPICLRPPRPGLRRQWKCVQRRCLRHLAHRLRRRHQRCQRRTPLAVAPPTGKHARRKGGCDSKMAARRRPGAQPLPPPSPSQSPEPTEPHPRALAPSPPAEFIYYCVDEDELQPYTNRRQNRKCGACAACLRRMDCGRCDFCCDKPKFGGSNQKRQKCRWRQCLQFAMKRLLPSVWSESEDGAGSPPPYHRRKRPSSARRHHLGPTLKPTLATRTAQPDHTQAPTKQEAGGGFVLPPPGTDLVFLREGASSPVQVPGPVAASTEALLQEAQCSGLSWVVALPQVKQEKADTQDEWTPGTAVLTSPVLVPGCPSKAVDPGLPSVKQEPPDPEEDKEENKDDSASKLAPEEEAGGAGTPVITEIFSLGGTRFRDTAVWLPSLQGRHSGREDGCKVWETEDTVEPTSTSWNPRGWPGTHVSLSPPPASMMWVSCRRSWCPSSQS
- the MBD1 gene encoding methyl-CpG-binding domain protein 1 isoform X4 gives rise to the protein MAEDWLDCPALGPGWKRREVFRKSGATCGRSDTYYQSPTGDRIRSKVELTRYLGPACDLTLFDFKQGILCYPAPKAHPVAVASKKRKKPSKPAKTRKRQVGPQSGEVRKEAPRDETKADTDTAPASFPAPGCCENCGISFSGDGTQRQRLKTLCKDCRAQRIAFNREQRMFKRVGCGECAACQVTEDCGACSTCLLQLPHDVASGLFCKCERRRCLRIVERSRGCGVCRGCQTQEDCGRCPICLRPPRPGLRRQWKCVQRRCLRGKHARRKGGCDSKMAARRRPGAQPLPPPSPSQSPEPTEPHPRALAPSPPAEFIYYCVDEDELQPYTNRRQNRKCGACAACLRRMDCGRCDFCCDKPKFGGSNQKRQKCRWRQCLQFAMKRLLPSVWSESEDGAGSPPPYHRRKRPSSARRHHLGPTLKPTLATRTAQPDHTQAPTKQEAGGGFVLPPPGTDLVFLREGASSPVQVPGPVAASTEALLQEAQCSGLSWVVALPQVKQEKADTQDEWTPGTAVLTSPVLVPGCPSKAVDPGLPSVKQEPPDPEEDKEENKDDSASKLAPEEEAGGAGTPVITEIFSLGGTRFRDTAVWLPSLQGRHSGREDGCKVWETEDTVEPTSTSWNPRGWPGTHVSLSPPPASMMWVSCRRSWCPSSQS
- the MBD1 gene encoding methyl-CpG-binding domain protein 1 isoform X10 — translated: MAEDWLDCPALGPGWKRREVFRKSGATCGRSDTYYQSPTGDRIRSKVELTRYLGPACDLTLFDFKQGILCYPAPKAHPVAVASKKRKKPSKPAKTRKRQVGPQSGEVRKEAPRDETKADTDTAPASFPAPGCCENCGISFSGDGTQRQRLKTLCKDCRAQRIAFNREQRMFKRVGCGECAACQVTEDCGACSTCLLQLPHDVASGLFCKCERRRCLRIVERSRGCGVCRGCQTQEDCGRCPICLRPPRPGLRRQWKCVQRRCLRHLAHRLRRRHQRCQRRTPLAVAPPTGKHARRKGGCDSKMAARRRPGAQPLPPPSPSQSPEPTEPHPRALAPSPPAEFIYYCVDEDELQPYTNRRQNRKCGACAACLRRMDCGRCDFCCDKPKFGGSNQKRQKCRWRQCLQFAMKRLLPSVWSESEDGAGSPPPYHRRKRPSSARRHHLGPTLKPTLATRTAQPDHTQAPTKQEAGGGFVLPPPGTDLVFLREGASSPVQVPGPVAASTEALLQEAQCSGLSWVVALPQVKQEKADTQDEWTPGTAVLTSPVLVPGCPSKAVDPGLPSVKQEPPDPEEDKEENKDDSASKLAPEEEAGGAGTPVITEIFSLGGTRFRDTAVWLPRSKDLKKPGARKQ
- the MBD1 gene encoding methyl-CpG-binding domain protein 1 isoform X29 codes for the protein MAEDWLDCPALGPGWKRREVFRKSGATCGRSDTYYQSPTGDRIRSKVELTRYLGPACDLTLFDFKQGILCYPAPKAHPVAVASKKRKKPSKPAKTRKRQVGPQSGEVRKEAPRDETKADTDTAPASFPAPGCCENCGISFSGDGTQRQRLKTLCKDCRAQRIAFNREQRMFKSRGCGVCRGCQTQEDCGRCPICLRPPRPGLRRQWKCVQRRCLRHLAHRLRRRHQRCQRRTPLAVAPPTGKHARRKGGCDSKMAARRRPGAQPLPPPSPSQSPEPTEPHPRALAPSPPAEFIYYCVDEDELQPYTNRRQNRKCGACAACLRRMDCGRCDFCCDKPKFGGSNQKRQKCRWRQCLQFAMKRLLPSVWSESEDGAGSPPPYHRRKRPSSARRHHLGPTLKPTLATRTAQPDHTQAPTKQEAGGGFVLPPPGTDLVFLREGASSPVQVPGPVAASTEALLQVKQEKADTQDEWTPGTAVLTSPVLVPGCPSKAVDPGLPSVKQEPPDPEEDKEENKDDSASKLAPEEEAGGAGTPVITEIFSLGGTRFRDTAVWLPRSKDLKKPGARKQ
- the MBD1 gene encoding methyl-CpG-binding domain protein 1 isoform X13 is translated as MAEDWLDCPALGPGWKRREVFRKSGATCGRSDTYYQSPTGDRIRSKVELTRYLGPACDLTLFDFKQGILCYPAPKAHPVAVASKKRKKPSKPAKTRKRQVGPQSGEVRKEAPRDETKADTDTAPASFPAPGCCENCGISFSGDGTQRQRLKTLCKDCRAQRIAFNREQRMFKRVGCGECAACQVTEDCGACSTCLLQLPHDVASGLFCKCERRRCLRIVERSRGCGVCRGCQTQEDCGRCPICLRPPRPGLRRQWKCVQRRCLRHLAHRLRRRHQRCQRRTPLAVAPPTGKHARRKGGCDSKMAARRRPGAQPLPPPSPSQSPEPTEPHPRALAPSPPAEFIYYCVDEDELQPYTNRRQNRKCGACAACLRRMDCGRCDFCCDKPKFGGSNQKRQKCRWRQCLQFAMKRLLPSVWSESEDGAGSPPPYHRRKRPSSARRHHLGPTLKPTLATRTAQPDHTQAPTKQEAGGGFVLPPPGTDLVFLREGASSPVQVPGPVAASTEALLQAVDPGLPSVKQEPPDPEEDKEENKDDSASKLAPEEEAGGAGTPVITEIFSLGGTRFRDTAVWLPRAGTREGKMDVKCGRPRTQWSPRARAGTHEDGLEPMSVSHHLQLR
- the MBD1 gene encoding methyl-CpG-binding domain protein 1 isoform X17 → MAEDWLDCPALGPGWKRREVFRKSGATCGRSDTYYQSPTGDRIRSKVELTRYLGPACDLTLFDFKQGILCYPAPKAHPVAVASKKRKKPSKPAKTRKRQVGPQSGEVRKEAPRDETKADTDTAPASFPAPGCCENCGISFSGDGTQRQRLKTLCKDCRAQRIAFNREQRMFKSRGCGVCRGCQTQEDCGRCPICLRPPRPGLRRQWKCVQRRCLRGKHARRKGGCDSKMAARRRPGAQPLPPPSPSQSPEPTEPHPRALAPSPPAEFIYYCVDEDELQPYTNRRQNRKCGACAACLRRMDCGRCDFCCDKPKFGGSNQKRQKCRWRQCLQFAMKRLLPSVWSESEDGAGSPPPYHRRKRPSSARRHHLGPTLKPTLATRTAQPDHTQAPTKQEAGGGFVLPPPGTDLVFLREGASSPVQVPGPVAASTEALLQEAQCSGLSWVVALPQVKQEKADTQDEWTPGTAVLTSPVLVPGCPSKAVDPGLPSVKQEPPDPEEDKEENKDDSASKLAPEEEAGGAGTPVITEIFSLGGTRFRDTAVWLPSLQGRHSGREDGCKVWETEDTVEPTSTSWNPRGWPGTHVSLSPPPASMMWVSCRRSWCPSSQS
- the MBD1 gene encoding methyl-CpG-binding domain protein 1 isoform X38, which encodes MAEDWLDCPALGPGWKRREVFRKSGATCGRSDTYYQSPTGDRIRSKVELTRYLGPACDLTLFDFKQGILCYPAPKAHPVAVASKKRKKPSKPAKTRKRQVGPQSGEVRKEAPRDETKADTDTAPASFPAPGCCENCGISFSGDGTQRQRLKTLCKDCRAQRIAFNREQRMFKSRGCGVCRGCQTQEDCGRCPICLRPPRPGLRRQWKCVQRRCLRGKHARRKGGCDSKMAARRRPGAQPLPPPSPSQSPEPTEPHPRALAPSPPAEFIYYCVDEDELQPYTNRRQNRKCGACAACLRRMDCGRCDFCCDKPKFGGSNQKRQKCRWRQCLQFAMKRLLPSVWSESEDGAGSPPPYHRRKRPSSARRHHLGPTLKPTLATRTAQPDHTQAPTKQEAGGGFVLPPPGTDLVFLREGASSPVQVPGPVAASTEALLQVKQEKADTQDEWTPGTAVLTSPVLVPGCPSKAVDPGLPSVKQEPPDPEEDKEENKDDSASKLAPEEEAGGAGTPVITEIFSLGGTRFRDTAVWLPRSKDLKKPGARKQ
- the MBD1 gene encoding methyl-CpG-binding domain protein 1 isoform X27, which gives rise to MAEDWLDCPALGPGWKRREVFRKSGATCGRSDTYYQSPTGDRIRSKVELTRYLGPACDLTLFDFKQGILCYPAPKAHPVAVASKKRKKPSKPAKTRKRQVGPQSGEVRKEAPRDETKADTDTAPASFPAPGCCENCGISFSGDGTQRQRLKTLCKDCRAQRIAFNREQRMFKRVGCGECAACQVTEDCGACSTCLLQLPHDVASGLFCKCERRRCLRIVERSRGCGVCRGCQTQEDCGRCPICLRPPRPGLRRQWKCVQRRCLRGKHARRKGGCDSKMAARRRPGAQPLPPPSPSQSPEPTEPKRLLPSVWSESEDGAGSPPPYHRRKRPSSARRHHLGPTLKPTLATRTAQPDHTQAPTKQEAGGGFVLPPPGTDLVFLREGASSPVQVPGPVAASTEALLQEAQCSGLSWVVALPQVKQEKADTQDEWTPGTAVLTSPVLVPGCPSKAVDPGLPSVKQEPPDPEEDKEENKDDSASKLAPEEEAGGAGTPVITEIFSLGGTRFRDTAVWLPSLQGRHSGREDGCKVWETEDTVEPTSTSWNPRGWPGTHVSLSPPPASMMWVSCRRSWCPSSQS
- the MBD1 gene encoding methyl-CpG-binding domain protein 1 isoform X36, coding for MAEDWLDCPALGPGWKRREVFRKSGATCGRSDTYYQSPTGDRIRSKVELTRYLGPACDLTLFDFKQGILCYPAPKAHPVAVASKKRKKPSKPAKTRKRQVGPQSGEVRKEAPRDETKADTDTAPASFPAPGCCENCGISFSGDGTQRQRLKTLCKDCRAQRIAFNREQRMFKRVGCGECAACQVTEDCGACSTCLLQLPHDVASGLFCKCERRRCLRIVERSRGCGVCRGCQTQEDCGRCPICLRPPRPGLRRQWKCVQRRCLRHLAHRLRRRHQRCQRRTPLAVAPPTGKHARRKGGCDSKMAARRRPGAQPLPPPSPSQSPEPTEPKRLLPSVWSESEDGAGSPPPYHRRKRPSSARRHHLGPTLKPTLATRTAQPDHTQAPTKQEAGGGFVLPPPGTDLVFLREGASSPVQVPGPVAASTEALLQEAQCSGLSWVVALPQVKQEKADTQDEWTPGTAVLTSPVLVPGCPSKAVDPGLPSVKQEPPDPEEDKEENKDDSASKLAPEEEAGGAGTPVITEIFSLGGTRFRDTAVWLPRSKDLKKPGARKQ
- the MBD1 gene encoding methyl-CpG-binding domain protein 1 isoform X9, coding for MAEDWLDCPALGPGWKRREVFRKSGATCGRSDTYYQSPTGDRIRSKVELTRYLGPACDLTLFDFKQGILCYPAPKAHPVAVASKKRKKPSKPAKTRKRQVGPQSGEVRKEAPRDETKADTDTAPASFPAPGCCENCGISFSGDGTQRQRLKTLCKDCRAQRIAFNREQRMFKSRGCGVCRGCQTQEDCGRCPICLRPPRPGLRRQWKCVQRRCLRHLAHRLRRRHQRCQRRTPLAVAPPTGKHARRKGGCDSKMAARRRPGAQPLPPPSPSQSPEPTEPHPRALAPSPPAEFIYYCVDEDELQPYTNRRQNRKCGACAACLRRMDCGRCDFCCDKPKFGGSNQKRQKCRWRQCLQFAMKRLLPSVWSESEDGAGSPPPYHRRKRPSSARRHHLGPTLKPTLATRTAQPDHTQAPTKQEAGGGFVLPPPGTDLVFLREGASSPVQVPGPVAASTEALLQEAQCSGLSWVVALPQVKQEKADTQDEWTPGTAVLTSPVLVPGCPSKAVDPGLPSVKQEPPDPEEDKEENKDDSASKLAPEEEAGGAGTPVITEIFSLGGTRFRDTAVWLPSLQGRHSGREDGCKVWETEDTVEPTSTSWNPRGWPGTHVSLSPPPASMMWVSCRRSWCPSSQS